A genome region from Patescibacteria group bacterium includes the following:
- the secF gene encoding protein translocase subunit SecF: MFNIIGKRKFYFIFSGALTLIGIILFFIFGINWGIDFKGGTLWELKFPAGIDNTAIREFWPTLNLGDVSVRESEGNKMLQFRSLEQGEYDIALAGLKQKFGNVEEISYETIGPTIGEEIKGKAYLTIVLSSIAIILYIAWAFRKVSRPVSSWRFGVVAIVALVHDLLVMLTVFVVLGKFLGVAIDSFFITAMLTVLGYSVNDTIVIFDRIRERLKLKVDEPFEILVNKSVNETMTRSLVTGMNAILVLFALFLFGGASIHWFMLAMLIGIITGTYSSIFIASPLLVVWYNFSRKRA, translated from the coding sequence ATGTTCAACATTATTGGCAAGAGAAAATTTTATTTTATTTTTTCCGGTGCCCTCACTCTGATTGGCATTATCCTTTTCTTTATTTTCGGTATAAATTGGGGTATTGATTTTAAGGGCGGTACTTTGTGGGAGCTGAAATTTCCTGCCGGCATAGACAATACGGCGATTAGGGAATTTTGGCCGACCCTCAATCTGGGAGACGTAAGCGTGCGTGAGTCTGAAGGTAATAAGATGCTCCAATTTCGCAGTTTGGAGCAGGGAGAATACGATATTGCCCTCGCCGGTCTAAAACAAAAGTTTGGTAATGTGGAAGAGATTAGTTACGAAACCATCGGTCCTACAATCGGTGAGGAGATAAAAGGCAAAGCTTATCTAACTATTGTTTTATCTTCCATCGCGATCATTTTGTATATTGCCTGGGCTTTTCGGAAAGTAAGCCGACCGGTTTCGTCCTGGCGTTTTGGGGTGGTCGCGATTGTGGCTTTAGTCCATGATTTATTAGTAATGCTTACTGTCTTTGTTGTTTTGGGCAAGTTTTTAGGTGTTGCGATTGACAGTTTTTTTATCACCGCGATGCTTACGGTTTTAGGGTATTCTGTAAATGATACGATTGTGATTTTTGACCGCATTCGCGAACGGCTCAAATTGAAAGTGGATGAACCCTTTGAGATTCTGGTTAATAAGAGTGTCAATGAAACGATGACGCGGTCGCTCGTTACGGGAATGAATGCAATCTTAGTGCTTTTTGCGCTTTTCCTTTTTGGCGGCGCTTCTATCCATTGGTTTATGCTGGCAATGCTTATTGGCATTATTACTGGAACTTATTCTTCTATTTTTATTGCTTCACCGCTTTTGGTAGTTTGGTATAATTTCTCGCGCAAAAGAGCTTAA
- the secD gene encoding protein translocase subunit SecD: MSLNPNLKPERTDLDALKDLGRKVKSGFFVFLRFLANSSPRRKVWSSFIFILLLTFLVGLVDWPKGPDLKIGKFFREIKVHLGLDLQGGTHLVYQMDLSKVKEERRQDAIAGARDVIERRVNAYGVGEPIVQTTKVGEEWRLVVELPGIKDIDAAVQMIGATPYLEFREAQIFKASDLPPEALAQIMPGQEIKPDTELTSFIPTNLTGKEFQHATVQFDPNTNEPVIGLEFNDEGKKLFSEITTRNVGKQVAIYLDGEIISAPRVNEPITTGEAVITGKFTTEEAKELATRLNSGALPVPIKLIGQKNIGASLGEKSLEESMAAGALGLLIVALFMLIYYRLPGFLAVCTLLIYALLSLAIFKLIPVTLTLAGIAGFIISVGMAVDANVLIFERMKEELRRGQNLLVACDEGFKRAWSSIFDSNITTLITCVILGYFGSSVIRGFAVTLGLGVVVSMFTAVVVTRSFLQFLILNRLVKRKLFGIKLDNR; this comes from the coding sequence ATGTCTCTAAACCCAAATTTAAAGCCTGAACGCACGGATTTGGACGCTCTGAAAGATTTGGGTCGGAAAGTCAAATCCGGCTTCTTTGTTTTTTTGCGTTTTCTCGCGAATTCTTCCCCGCGGCGCAAGGTGTGGTCCAGCTTTATATTTATTCTTCTTTTAACTTTTTTGGTGGGACTTGTAGATTGGCCTAAGGGTCCTGATTTAAAAATCGGAAAATTTTTTCGCGAAATTAAGGTGCATTTAGGTTTAGATTTGCAAGGCGGAACCCATTTGGTTTACCAGATGGATTTGAGCAAGGTGAAAGAGGAAAGGCGCCAGGATGCCATTGCCGGAGCGCGCGATGTCATTGAAAGAAGGGTGAATGCTTATGGCGTAGGGGAGCCCATTGTGCAGACGACCAAAGTCGGTGAAGAATGGCGGCTCGTTGTGGAACTTCCTGGCATCAAAGACATTGACGCCGCTGTGCAGATGATTGGCGCGACGCCTTATTTGGAGTTTCGGGAAGCCCAGATTTTCAAAGCATCGGATTTGCCGCCGGAAGCCCTTGCTCAAATTATGCCGGGTCAGGAGATTAAGCCGGATACTGAACTCACCTCTTTTATTCCCACCAATTTAACCGGCAAGGAATTTCAACACGCGACAGTGCAATTTGACCCCAATACCAATGAACCGGTGATTGGTTTGGAATTTAATGACGAGGGTAAAAAATTATTCAGTGAAATTACCACGCGCAACGTGGGCAAACAGGTGGCGATTTATTTAGATGGCGAGATTATCTCCGCGCCGCGGGTGAATGAGCCCATTACCACGGGCGAGGCGGTGATCACAGGTAAATTCACTACCGAGGAGGCTAAGGAACTTGCGACACGCTTGAACTCGGGCGCTCTTCCTGTACCGATTAAGCTTATTGGTCAGAAAAACATTGGCGCTTCTTTGGGTGAAAAATCATTAGAAGAAAGTATGGCGGCGGGCGCTTTAGGGCTTCTTATTGTCGCGCTTTTTATGCTGATTTATTATCGTCTGCCAGGCTTTTTGGCTGTATGCACCCTATTGATTTACGCTCTGCTTTCTTTAGCAATTTTTAAACTTATTCCCGTCACCCTGACCTTGGCGGGTATCGCTGGCTTTATCATATCGGTGGGTATGGCTGTGGACGCCAATGTTTTGATTTTTGAACGAATGAAAGAGGAGTTGCGCCGTGGTCAAAATCTCCTTGTCGCTTGTGATGAAGGTTTCAAGCGCGCGTGGTCTTCTATCTTTGATTCCAATATCACTACCTTAATTACCTGTGTGATTTTAGGCTATTTTGGATCTAGCGTGATCCGTGGTTTTGCTGTCACCTTAGGTTTAGGCGTAGTTGTCAGTATGTTTACTGCCGTTGTTGTGACCCGAAGTTTTTTACAATTTTTAATTTTGAATCGTTTGGTGAAAAGGAAGTTATTTGGAATCAAGCTTGATAATCGGTAA
- a CDS encoding NUDIX domain-containing protein, translated as MPSQKDFYQISLKAFLKNKKGEVLVLKSFNDGPFAGFYDFPGGRIHQEEFAVPILDILAREITEETGIVNFKVHPVPVAYARHEVLKTDGLFHIFYLFFEGEYLDGEIKVSREHQDYHWLDLKAIELTQYFGVWFLEAVKMYLSLGK; from the coding sequence ATGCCATCCCAAAAAGATTTTTATCAAATATCTTTAAAAGCCTTCCTTAAAAACAAGAAGGGCGAAGTCCTTGTTTTAAAATCGTTCAATGATGGTCCCTTTGCCGGCTTTTATGATTTTCCGGGCGGCAGGATCCATCAGGAAGAATTTGCAGTGCCGATTTTGGATATTTTGGCAAGAGAAATCACAGAAGAAACCGGCATAGTTAATTTTAAAGTCCATCCTGTACCTGTTGCCTACGCGAGACACGAGGTGTTAAAAACAGATGGGTTATTCCATATTTTTTATTTATTTTTTGAAGGAGAATATTTGGACGGTGAAATTAAAGTGAGCAGAGAGCATCAGGATTACCATTGGTTGGACCTGAAGGCGATTGAGCTTACGCAGTATTTTGGAGTCTGGTTTTTAGAAGCGGTGAAAATGTATCTATCCCTTGGAAAATAA
- a CDS encoding NUDIX hydrolase — MIFIKTPPNFKPRFKVVSCYVEFKDKILLLFRNSHKLEGNKWGVPAGKIHLGEGEQEAMVREIQEETGLEVSSEKLDYFDKVYVRYPDYDFVYHIFSFQLDSEPIIKINPREHREHAWVMPQDALNMKLVSDLDGCIKMYYGV; from the coding sequence ATGATTTTTATAAAAACTCCCCCAAATTTTAAACCCCGTTTTAAAGTGGTGAGTTGCTATGTAGAATTTAAGGATAAAATTCTTCTTTTATTTCGCAATAGTCATAAATTAGAAGGCAATAAATGGGGCGTGCCCGCGGGCAAGATTCATCTAGGCGAGGGTGAACAGGAGGCGATGGTGAGAGAAATTCAAGAAGAAACAGGTTTAGAGGTTTCATCAGAAAAATTGGATTATTTTGATAAGGTCTATGTCAGATATCCTGACTACGATTTTGTATATCATATATTTTCTTTCCAATTAGATTCTGAACCCATTATTAAAATCAATCCCCGTGAACACAGGGAACACGCGTGGGTGATGCCGCAGGATGCTTTAAATATGAAATTAGTGTCGGATTTAGATGGCTGCATTAAGATGTATTATGGAGTTTAG
- a CDS encoding HD domain-containing protein, which yields MVKKFGSDPYRLLPHVPEVERWARYVLEKYPEADEEIVFLSVWLHDLGHYPIPTKIDHAIRSEERSKSFLEKQNYPKDKTDKVLHCVRSHRCRDVMPNSLEAKIIACIDSASHMTEPMYLDMARDDKKSKREFRAYAKMDRDYRDLGIFPEIQSELKDLYESWKDLIKVYEKIDLD from the coding sequence ATGGTTAAAAAATTTGGTTCAGATCCATACCGTTTGTTGCCTCACGTTCCCGAAGTTGAAAGATGGGCAAGATACGTGTTGGAAAAATATCCCGAAGCGGACGAAGAGATAGTTTTTCTAAGCGTTTGGTTACACGATCTTGGGCATTATCCTATACCGACAAAAATCGACCATGCGATAAGAAGTGAAGAACGATCAAAAAGTTTTTTGGAAAAACAGAATTATCCAAAAGACAAAACTGATAAGGTTTTGCATTGTGTCAGATCGCATAGATGTCGCGATGTTATGCCAAATTCCCTTGAGGCAAAAATTATTGCCTGTATAGACTCTGCAAGCCATATGACAGAGCCTATGTATCTTGATATGGCAAGAGATGATAAGAAAAGCAAGCGTGAATTCAGGGCATACGCGAAAATGGATCGTGATTATAGAGATTTAGGTATTTTTCCTGAAATTCAGAGCGAACTTAAAGATTTATATGAATCTTGGAAAGACTTGATAAAAGTCTATGAAAAAATTGATTTGGACTAA